One Phaseolus vulgaris cultivar G19833 chromosome 2, P. vulgaris v2.0, whole genome shotgun sequence DNA window includes the following coding sequences:
- the LOC137809139 gene encoding uncharacterized protein, which yields MAESRVEQERMQADLADSRARNEELHRVNEELHRGLSNNQGQRELDEIERLTPPREFSTPFSQEILDAVIPNTFAGPKVIFTGMEDPEAHLTALVLVSSSDAARCKLFMSTLTGMAMDWFISLPNGHINSFQQLSQLFREQYLANRAPPPVSYDLFDVKQYQGETLKEYINRFGAEVVKVGTSEEPMIVYAFRKEVCPGPFCESIIRNRPRTFAEIRRRAVEHIASEGEVCEKRTSVVPSRPRAQTRAQPVRVNETTTGRKKPEGRRPYETRKPQPRGSAGGDRPARERARPTRYNFVVELKDLIAVPNIAERLRRPAKTDKVLGPRKDSWSEFHEAFGHHIDNCLSLGYQLDELVRSGFLKDYVAEHAATATLPAPVEEQVHEMPVLGEVHTIVGGFSGGGPTASQRKKYTRGVNSIEERISGDPWESDLVFRRANLLDVVPHDNDPWSFQSSRLAERCTGF from the coding sequence ATGGCGGAATCGAGGGTggaacaagaacgcatgcaggcggatctcgcagACTCGCGTGCgagaaacgaagagctccatcgtGTAAATGAAGAGTTGCACCGAGGTTTGAGCAATAACCAAGGGCAACGTGAACTAGATGAGATCGAGcgtctcaccccaccaagggagttttccacacccttctcgcaggagatcctggaTGCGgtaatccccaacacgttcgcgggacccaaggtgatcttcactgggatggaggatcctgaggcgcatctcactgcATTGGTATTGGTAAGCAGCTCCGACGCTGcgagatgcaagctctttatgagcaccttgacggggatggcaatggattggttcatcagccttccaaacGGCCATATCAACTCCTTTCAGCAGTTGTCGCAGTTGTTTAGGGAGCAGTACTTGGCGAACAGGGCTCCGCCGCCAGtttcctacgacctgtttgatgtaaaacagtatcaaggggagaccttgaaggaatacatcaaccgtTTCGGGGCCGAAGTAGTAAAAGTTGGTACttcagaggagcctatgatcgtgtacgcattcagaaAAGAAGTATGTCCCGGCCCTTTTTGCGAATCCATTattcgcaatcgccctaggacttttgctgaaatacggcgtcgggcggtagagcatatcgcctccgagggagaggtgtgtgagaagcgcaccagcgtcgtaccctcacgcccgagagcGCAGACGcgggctcaacccgtcagggtcaacgagaccacgacggggagaaagaagccagaggggagacgcccctatgagaccAGAAAACCCCAGCCAAGGGGTTCGGCAGGAGGGGATCGCCCGGCCAGGGAAAGGGCGAGGCCAAcgaggtacaactttgtggtggaattgaaggaTCTGATTGCCGTGCCCAATATAGCTgaaaggttgaggcgaccggcgaagactgacaaggtgttagggcctcgtaaGGACTCTTGGAGCGAGTTCCACGAAGCTTTCGGTCATCACATTGACAACTGCCTGtcgctgggttaccagctagatgaattggtgagaagcgggtttctaaaggattatgtcgcagagcACGCCGCGACCGCGACCCTGCCAGCACCAGTGGAAGAACAAGTGCACGAGATGCCTGTCCTTGGCGAAGTCCACACCATCGTTGGTGGCTTCTCGGGgggaggacccactgcctccCAACGGAAAAAATATACGAGGGGGGTCAATTCCATTGAAGAAAGAATCTCGGGtgacccgtgggagtcagacctcgtctTCAGGAGGGCGAATCTACTGGATGTTGTtccgcacgacaatgacccgtggtcatttcagtcGTCACGGCTGgcagaaaggtgcacagggttctag